Proteins encoded by one window of Streptomyces sp. NBC_01571:
- a CDS encoding GTP-binding protein has protein sequence MVLAGFLGSGKTTLLNHLLHHSGGSRIGAVVNDFGAIEIDAMAVAGALGDSTVSLGNGCLCCAVDASELDDYLERLTRPSARIDVIVVEASGLAEPQELVRMVLASENPRIVYGGLVEVVDAAEFDGTRQKHPEIDRHLALADLVVVNKVDRADDGERVLRTVRDLVDRAAVVPAAYGRVDPEFLFDRRPSEDRVGQLSFDDLHAHDDADHTDHAGHAGHLHAAYESLSFASEVPLSPRRLMEFLDSRPEGLYRIKGYVDFGAHDLRNRYAVHAVGPFLRFRPEPWADGPEPRGSAGERRTQLVLIGSGIDTTALGKELSACEEDTPHADEHGMWGVLRYVQEQNPEG, from the coding sequence ATCGTCCTCGCGGGTTTCCTCGGCTCCGGCAAGACCACCCTGCTCAACCACCTCCTGCACCACAGCGGAGGCAGTCGCATCGGCGCCGTCGTCAACGACTTCGGGGCGATCGAGATCGACGCGATGGCGGTGGCCGGAGCGCTCGGGGACTCCACCGTGTCGCTCGGGAACGGATGTCTGTGCTGCGCCGTCGACGCCAGTGAGCTCGACGACTATCTGGAACGGCTCACCCGGCCCTCGGCCCGCATCGACGTCATCGTCGTCGAGGCGAGCGGTCTCGCCGAGCCCCAGGAGCTCGTGCGGATGGTGCTCGCCAGCGAGAATCCCCGGATCGTCTACGGCGGACTCGTCGAGGTCGTCGACGCGGCCGAGTTCGACGGTACGCGTCAGAAGCATCCCGAGATCGACCGGCATCTCGCCCTCGCCGACCTCGTGGTCGTCAACAAGGTCGACCGCGCCGACGACGGGGAGCGGGTGCTGCGCACCGTGCGGGACCTCGTGGACCGCGCCGCCGTCGTGCCCGCCGCCTACGGCCGTGTCGACCCCGAGTTCCTCTTCGACCGCAGACCCAGCGAGGACCGCGTCGGCCAGCTCTCCTTCGACGACCTCCACGCGCACGACGACGCCGACCACACGGACCACGCCGGTCACGCCGGTCATCTGCACGCGGCCTACGAATCCCTCTCCTTCGCCTCCGAAGTGCCCCTCTCCCCGAGGCGGTTGATGGAGTTCCTCGACAGCAGGCCCGAGGGGCTCTACCGCATCAAGGGGTACGTCGACTTCGGCGCCCACGACCTCCGCAACCGCTACGCCGTGCACGCGGTCGGGCCGTTCCTGCGGTTCCGCCCGGAGCCCTGGGCCGACGGTCCGGAGCCCCGGGGCTCCGCCGGCGAACGCCGCACCCAGCTCGTACTGATCGGCTCCGGCATCGACACGACCGCCCTCGGCAAGGAACTGTCGGCGTGCGAGGAGGACACCCCGCACGCCGACGAGCACGGCATGTGGGGCGTCCTGCGCTACGTACAGGAGCAGAACCCGGAGGGCTGA
- a CDS encoding pitrilysin family protein, translating into MTELATMDFHPQPQAGRPKPWAFPAPERGTLDNGLTLLHCDRPGQQVVAVEVLLAAPLEAEPAGYDGIATIMARALSEGTDKLSAEEFAAELERCGATLDAHADHPGVRLSLEVPVSRLPKALGLLADALRAPAFAESEIERLVRNRLDEIPHESANPARRAAKELSRQLFPATSRMSRPRQGTEETVQKIDAAGVRAFYDRHVRPATSTAVIVGDLTGVDLDGLLAETLGAWTGSSAEPRPVPPVTADDTGRVIIVDRPGAVQTQLLIGRVGSDRHDRVWPAQVLGTYCLGGTLTSRLDRVLREEKGYTYGVRAFGQVMRSAPDGTGIAMLAISGSVDTPNTGPALDDLWKVLRTLAADGLTDAERDVAVQNLVGVAPLKFETAAAVAGTLADQVEQYLPDDYQATLYQQLAATGTVEATAAAVSAFPVDRLVTVLVGDAAQIEEPVKALGIGEVTVVAAE; encoded by the coding sequence GTGACCGAGCTCGCCACCATGGACTTCCACCCGCAGCCCCAGGCCGGCCGGCCCAAGCCCTGGGCGTTCCCCGCTCCCGAGCGCGGCACGCTGGACAACGGCCTGACCCTGCTGCACTGCGACCGCCCGGGCCAGCAGGTCGTCGCCGTCGAGGTGCTGCTCGCCGCGCCGCTGGAGGCCGAGCCGGCCGGCTACGACGGCATCGCCACGATCATGGCGCGCGCGCTCTCCGAGGGCACCGACAAGCTCTCCGCCGAGGAGTTCGCCGCCGAGCTGGAGCGCTGCGGCGCCACCCTCGACGCGCACGCCGACCACCCCGGCGTCCGCCTGTCCCTCGAAGTGCCCGTCTCGCGCCTGCCCAAGGCGCTCGGACTGCTCGCCGACGCCCTGAGGGCACCGGCGTTCGCCGAGAGCGAGATCGAGCGGCTGGTGCGCAACCGGCTCGACGAGATCCCGCACGAGAGCGCCAACCCGGCCCGCCGCGCCGCCAAGGAGCTCTCCAGGCAGCTGTTCCCGGCGACCTCGCGGATGTCCCGTCCCCGGCAGGGCACCGAGGAGACCGTCCAGAAGATCGACGCGGCGGGAGTCCGCGCCTTCTACGACCGGCACGTACGCCCGGCCACGTCCACCGCCGTGATCGTCGGTGACCTCACCGGCGTGGACCTCGACGGGCTGCTCGCCGAGACGCTCGGCGCTTGGACGGGCTCCTCCGCCGAGCCGCGTCCCGTGCCGCCGGTCACGGCCGACGACACCGGCCGCGTGATCATCGTGGACCGCCCCGGCGCGGTCCAGACGCAGCTGCTGATCGGCCGTGTCGGCTCGGACCGGCACGACCGCGTCTGGCCGGCCCAGGTGCTCGGCACGTACTGCCTCGGCGGCACCCTCACCTCGCGCCTGGACCGCGTCCTGCGCGAGGAGAAGGGCTACACCTACGGGGTGCGGGCCTTCGGCCAGGTGATGCGTTCCGCGCCGGACGGCACGGGCATCGCGATGCTCGCCATCAGCGGTTCCGTGGACACCCCGAACACCGGGCCGGCGCTGGACGACCTCTGGAAGGTGCTGCGCACCCTCGCCGCGGACGGTCTGACGGACGCCGAACGCGACGTCGCCGTGCAGAACCTGGTGGGCGTGGCGCCCCTCAAGTTCGAGACCGCGGCGGCCGTCGCGGGCACGCTCGCCGACCAGGTCGAGCAGTACCTGCCGGACGACTACCAGGCGACGCTCTATCAGCAGCTCGCCGCGACCGGCACCGTGGAGGCCACCGCGGCGGCGGTGAGCGCCTTCCCGGTGGACCGTCTGGTCACCGTCCTGGTGGGCGACGCCGCGCAGATCGAGGAGCCCGTCAAGGCGCTCGGCATCGGTGAAGTGACCGTCGTGGCCGCGGAGTAG
- a CDS encoding GntR family transcriptional regulator, whose product MRIPAHSVCTAIRDDIVAGVYERGGRLTEELLARRYGVSRVPVREALRTLEAEGFVVTRRHAGACVAEPTEQEAADLLEMRMLLEPLGASRAAQRRTEAHLKVLRGLVRLGQERSRRGNSEDLRSLGGWFHETLAQASGSPALTSTLAQLRHKIAWMYAVEAPADPVESWAEHGGIVDAVARGDGERARAITALHTERATAAHRLRFPGGGERPDRVRTSQRPVNMTGLRH is encoded by the coding sequence ATGCGCATTCCCGCGCACTCGGTATGCACGGCGATCCGTGACGACATCGTCGCGGGTGTCTACGAGCGCGGCGGCCGGCTCACCGAGGAACTGCTCGCGCGCCGCTACGGCGTCTCGCGCGTCCCGGTGCGCGAGGCTCTGCGCACCCTGGAGGCCGAGGGATTCGTCGTCACCCGCCGGCACGCGGGCGCGTGCGTGGCGGAGCCCACCGAGCAGGAGGCGGCGGACCTGCTGGAGATGCGCATGCTGCTGGAGCCGCTGGGGGCGTCCCGGGCCGCCCAGCGGCGCACCGAGGCCCACCTCAAGGTGCTGCGAGGCCTGGTCAGACTGGGTCAGGAGCGCTCCAGGAGGGGGAACAGCGAGGATCTGCGCTCCCTGGGCGGCTGGTTCCACGAGACGCTCGCACAGGCTTCCGGGAGCCCCGCGCTGACCTCCACGCTGGCCCAGTTGCGGCACAAGATCGCCTGGATGTACGCGGTCGAGGCGCCCGCCGATCCGGTGGAGTCGTGGGCGGAGCACGGTGGCATCGTGGACGCGGTGGCGCGCGGCGACGGCGAGCGGGCCCGGGCCATCACGGCGCTGCACACCGAGCGCGCGACGGCCGCGCACCGGCTGAGGTTTCCCGGTGGGGGAGAGCGCCCGGACCGTGTGAGGACTTCGCAACGTCCCGTAAACATGACGGGCCTGCGTCATTAA
- a CDS encoding DUF6082 family protein codes for MATRKFGVQGWGSAAVAGLAFAAGALAVFAARRQRYEELRLRVAEVERGARQNAMLDQQRAQHYLLSKAMDDADLAAVYSTVQVDSPTRQRQYLFANAMYTNALLAYRVEVVTWEELHGHLRMFCQNPIFRDYWDAHRPHRASLEGNSTEARVGRMVDRLILDLDEADTEEWWVVGEPPTE; via the coding sequence ATGGCCACACGGAAATTCGGGGTACAGGGGTGGGGTTCCGCGGCCGTCGCGGGGCTCGCCTTCGCGGCGGGAGCCCTCGCCGTCTTCGCCGCCCGACGACAACGCTACGAAGAACTGCGCCTGCGGGTCGCGGAAGTGGAGCGGGGAGCCCGGCAGAACGCCATGCTCGACCAACAGCGCGCCCAGCACTATCTGCTGAGCAAGGCCATGGACGACGCGGATCTGGCGGCGGTGTACAGCACCGTCCAGGTGGATTCACCCACCCGGCAGCGCCAGTATCTCTTCGCGAACGCCATGTACACCAACGCCCTTCTCGCCTACCGCGTCGAGGTGGTCACCTGGGAGGAGCTCCACGGCCACCTCCGGATGTTCTGCCAGAACCCGATCTTTCGCGACTACTGGGACGCCCACCGCCCCCATCGGGCGAGCCTTGAGGGCAACTCGACGGAAGCACGAGTAGGCCGAATGGTGGACCGTCTCATCCTCGATCTGGACGAGGCCGACACGGAAGAATGGTGGGTGGTCGGCGAACCACCCACCGAGTGA
- a CDS encoding DNA topoisomerase (ATP-hydrolyzing) subunit A, with amino-acid sequence MARRSTKTPPPDDSYEEKILDIDVVDEMQGSFLEYAYSVIYSRALPDARDGLKPVHRRIVYQMNEMGLRPDRGYVKCARVVGEVMGKLHPHGDASIYDALVRLAQPFSMRLPLVDGHGNFGSLGNDDPPAAMRYTECRMADATSLMTESIDEDTVDFAPNYDGQEQEPGVLPAAYPNLLVNGSSGIAVGMATNMPPHNLGEVVAAARHLIRHPGADLDTLMKYVPGPDLPTGGRVVGLSGIRDAYESGRGTFKIRATVSVEDVTARRKGLVVTELPFTVGPEKVIAKIKDLVGAKKLQGIADVKDLTDRAHGLRLVIEIKNGFVPEAVLEQLYKLTPMEESFGINNVALVDGQPLTLGLKELLEVYLDHRFEVVRRRSEFRRGKKRDRLHLVEGLLVALIDIDEVIRLIRSSENSAQAKERLIERFSLSEIQTQYILDTPLRRLTKFDRIELESERDRLNGEIDELTGILESDAELRKLVSTELAAVAKKFGTDRRTVLLESAGSPATTVPLQVADAPCRVLLSSTGLLARTANGDPLADAEDAKRTKHDLIVSAVPATARGEIGVVISSGRLLRLNVIDLPQLPETASAPNLSGGAPISEFLSSLEADETVICLTTLDESSPGLALGTEQGVVKRVVPDYPLNKEELEVITLKDGDRIVGAVELRTGEEDLVFVTDDAQLLRYQASQVRPQGRAAGGMAGIKLTDGAKVISFTAVDPAVDAVVFTVAGSRGTLDDSVQTTAKLTPFDQYPRKGRATGGVRCQRFLKGEDCLSLAWAGAAPARAAQKNGTPAELPEMDPRRDGSGVSLAKTVSVVAGPV; translated from the coding sequence ATGGCCCGCCGCAGCACGAAGACCCCGCCGCCCGACGACTCGTACGAGGAGAAGATCCTCGACATCGACGTCGTGGACGAGATGCAGGGCTCCTTCCTCGAATACGCGTACTCGGTCATCTACTCGCGAGCCCTGCCGGACGCCCGTGACGGCCTCAAGCCCGTGCATCGACGCATCGTCTACCAGATGAACGAGATGGGGTTGCGCCCCGACCGCGGCTACGTGAAGTGCGCCCGCGTCGTCGGCGAGGTCATGGGTAAGCTCCACCCGCACGGCGACGCGTCGATCTACGACGCGCTGGTGCGGCTGGCCCAGCCCTTCTCCATGCGCCTGCCGCTGGTCGACGGCCACGGCAACTTCGGCTCGCTCGGCAACGACGACCCGCCGGCCGCCATGCGTTACACAGAGTGCCGGATGGCCGACGCCACGTCACTGATGACCGAGTCCATCGACGAGGACACGGTCGATTTCGCGCCGAACTACGACGGCCAGGAGCAGGAGCCCGGCGTCCTCCCCGCGGCGTACCCGAATCTCCTGGTCAACGGCTCGTCGGGGATCGCCGTCGGCATGGCGACCAACATGCCGCCGCACAACCTCGGCGAGGTCGTCGCGGCCGCCCGGCACCTGATCCGCCACCCGGGCGCCGACCTGGACACGCTGATGAAGTACGTGCCGGGCCCCGACCTGCCCACCGGTGGCCGCGTCGTCGGCCTGTCCGGGATCAGGGACGCCTACGAGTCGGGCCGCGGCACCTTCAAGATCCGCGCCACGGTGTCGGTGGAGGACGTGACGGCGCGCCGCAAGGGTCTCGTCGTCACCGAACTGCCCTTCACCGTCGGCCCGGAGAAGGTGATCGCCAAGATCAAGGACCTGGTCGGCGCCAAGAAGCTGCAGGGCATCGCCGACGTGAAGGACCTCACCGACCGCGCGCACGGCCTGCGTCTGGTCATCGAGATCAAGAACGGCTTCGTGCCGGAAGCGGTCCTGGAGCAGCTCTACAAGCTGACGCCGATGGAGGAGTCCTTCGGCATCAACAACGTGGCCCTGGTGGACGGCCAGCCCCTCACCCTGGGTCTCAAGGAGCTCCTCGAGGTCTATCTCGACCACCGCTTCGAGGTCGTGCGCCGGCGCAGCGAGTTCCGCCGCGGCAAGAAGCGCGACCGGCTCCACCTGGTCGAGGGTCTCCTCGTCGCGCTGATCGACATCGACGAGGTCATCCGTCTGATCCGGTCCAGCGAGAACTCGGCGCAGGCCAAGGAGCGCCTGATCGAGCGCTTCTCGCTCTCCGAGATCCAGACGCAGTACATCCTGGACACCCCGCTGCGCCGCCTCACCAAGTTCGACCGCATCGAGCTGGAGTCGGAGCGCGACCGGCTCAACGGCGAGATCGACGAGCTGACCGGGATCCTGGAGTCCGACGCCGAGCTGCGCAAGCTGGTCTCCACCGAACTGGCCGCGGTCGCGAAGAAGTTCGGCACCGACCGGCGCACGGTGCTCCTGGAGTCGGCCGGCTCCCCCGCCACGACGGTTCCGCTCCAGGTGGCGGACGCCCCGTGCCGGGTGCTGCTGTCCTCGACGGGTCTGCTCGCACGTACGGCCAACGGCGATCCCCTCGCCGACGCGGAGGACGCCAAGCGCACCAAGCACGACCTGATCGTCTCCGCGGTGCCCGCGACGGCCCGTGGTGAGATCGGGGTGGTCATCTCCTCGGGCCGGCTGCTCCGGCTGAACGTGATCGACCTTCCGCAGCTGCCGGAGACCGCGTCGGCGCCCAACCTCTCAGGGGGCGCGCCGATCTCGGAATTCCTGTCCTCCCTGGAGGCGGACGAGACAGTGATCTGCCTGACGACGCTCGACGAGTCGTCGCCCGGCCTGGCGCTCGGCACCGAGCAGGGCGTCGTCAAGCGTGTGGTGCCCGACTACCCCCTGAACAAGGAGGAGTTGGAGGTCATCACGCTCAAGGACGGCGACCGGATCGTCGGCGCGGTCGAGCTGCGCACCGGCGAGGAGGACCTGGTCTTCGTCACCGACGACGCCCAGTTGCTGCGCTACCAGGCCTCTCAGGTCCGTCCGCAGGGCAGGGCCGCGGGCGGGATGGCGGGCATCAAGCTCACCGACGGCGCGAAGGTGATCTCCTTCACCGCGGTCGACCCCGCGGTGGACGCGGTGGTCTTCACCGTGGCCGGCTCGCGCGGCACGCTGGACGACTCCGTCCAGACCACGGCCAAGCTGACGCCGTTCGACCAGTACCCGCGCAAGGGGCGCGCCACGGGTGGCGTGCGCTGCCAGCGGTTCCTGAAGGGCGAGGACTGCCTGTCGCTGGCCTGGGCGGGCGCGGCTCCGGCCCGGGCCGCGCAGAAGAACGGCACACCGGCCGAGCTGCCGGAGATGGACCCGCGCCGCGACGGCTCGGGCGTGTCGCTGGCGAAGACGGTGTCGGTGGTGGCGGGTCCGGTGTAG
- a CDS encoding HPr family phosphocarrier protein, whose amino-acid sequence MAERRVNVGWAEGLHARPASIFVRAATASGIPVTIAKADGNPVNAASMLAVLGLGAQGGEEIVLASEAEGADAALDRLAKLVAEGLEELPETV is encoded by the coding sequence ATGGCTGAGCGCCGCGTCAACGTCGGCTGGGCCGAGGGCCTCCACGCCCGTCCCGCCTCCATCTTCGTCCGGGCGGCCACGGCCTCCGGCATCCCCGTGACGATCGCCAAGGCGGACGGCAACCCCGTCAACGCGGCCTCCATGCTGGCGGTCCTCGGCCTGGGCGCCCAGGGCGGCGAGGAGATCGTCCTCGCCTCGGAGGCCGAGGGCGCGGACGCCGCCCTCGACCGACTGGCCAAGCTGGTCGCGGAAGGCCTCGAGGAGCTTCCCGAGACCGTCTGA
- a CDS encoding pitrilysin family protein, whose product MGHTATAETGSGGLTATEHRLANGLRVVLSEDHLTPVAAVCLWYDVGSRHEVKGRTGLAHLFEHLMFQGSGQVKGNGHFELVQGAGGSLNGTTSFERTNYFETMPAHQLELALWLEADRMGSLLAALDDESMENQRDVVKNERRQRYDNVPYGTAFEKLTALAYPEGHPYHHTPIGSMADLDAATLEDARAFFRTYYAPNNAVLSVVGDIDPEQTLAWIEKYFGSIPGHDGKPAPRDGSLPETIGEQLREVVEEEVPARALMAAYRLPEDGTRASDAADLALTVLGGGESSRLYNRLVRRDRTAVAAGFGLLRLAGAPSLGWLDVKTSGDVEVPVIEAAVDEELARFAEEGPTAEEMERAQAQLEREWLDRLGTVAGRADELCRYAVLFGDPLLALTAVQRILDITAEEVQEVAKARLRPDNRAVLVYEPIADEATSADEATDAADDTDEEAAK is encoded by the coding sequence ATGGGTCACACGGCCACAGCTGAGACAGGCTCCGGCGGCCTGACAGCGACCGAGCACCGCCTGGCCAACGGCCTGCGCGTGGTGCTCTCCGAGGACCATCTGACCCCGGTCGCGGCGGTGTGCCTCTGGTACGACGTCGGCTCGCGCCACGAGGTCAAGGGCCGTACCGGTCTCGCCCACCTCTTCGAGCACCTGATGTTCCAGGGATCGGGCCAGGTGAAGGGCAACGGCCACTTCGAACTGGTGCAGGGCGCGGGCGGTTCGCTCAACGGGACGACCAGCTTCGAGCGCACCAACTACTTCGAGACGATGCCGGCCCACCAGCTGGAGCTCGCGCTCTGGCTGGAGGCGGACCGGATGGGCTCGCTGCTCGCCGCGCTCGACGACGAGTCCATGGAGAACCAGCGGGACGTCGTCAAGAACGAGCGCAGGCAGCGCTACGACAACGTGCCCTACGGCACCGCCTTCGAGAAGCTGACCGCACTCGCCTACCCCGAGGGCCACCCGTACCACCACACCCCGATCGGCTCGATGGCGGACCTGGACGCGGCGACCCTGGAGGACGCCCGCGCCTTCTTCCGCACCTACTACGCGCCCAACAACGCGGTGCTCTCGGTCGTCGGCGACATCGACCCCGAGCAGACGCTCGCCTGGATCGAGAAGTACTTCGGCTCCATCCCCGGGCACGACGGAAAGCCCGCCCCGCGCGACGGTTCGCTGCCCGAGACCATCGGCGAGCAGCTGCGCGAGGTCGTCGAGGAAGAGGTCCCGGCGCGCGCCCTGATGGCCGCCTACCGGCTCCCCGAGGACGGCACGCGCGCGTCCGACGCGGCCGATCTCGCCCTGACCGTCCTCGGCGGCGGCGAGTCCTCGCGCCTGTACAACCGGCTCGTACGCCGCGACCGCACCGCCGTCGCGGCCGGTTTCGGCCTGCTGCGGCTCGCCGGGGCGCCCTCCCTGGGCTGGCTGGACGTGAAGACGTCCGGCGACGTCGAGGTCCCGGTCATCGAGGCCGCGGTCGACGAGGAGCTCGCCCGGTTCGCCGAGGAGGGCCCCACGGCCGAGGAGATGGAGCGCGCCCAGGCCCAGTTGGAGCGCGAGTGGCTGGACCGGCTCGGCACGGTCGCGGGCCGCGCCGACGAACTGTGCCGGTACGCGGTCCTGTTCGGCGATCCGCTGCTCGCCCTGACGGCCGTGCAGCGCATCCTCGACATCACCGCCGAGGAGGTCCAGGAGGTCGCCAAGGCCCGCCTGCGCCCCGACAACCGCGCGGTGCTCGTCTACGAGCCGATCGCCGACGAAGCCACCTCCGCAGACGAAGCCACCGACGCCGCCGACGACACCGACGAGGAGGCGGCGAAGTGA
- a CDS encoding M23 family metallopeptidase, producing the protein MAFTCGPGKHRRPSRVKRTTSNAVGVAALTTTGVIGTLAAPAFAADSSVEQTGLTQAVTIGDTVAAQIDAQAAAQQRAADEAAARRKAEQAARKRAVEEAKKEREAKERAARAAERKRLNTFVLPIPGSYVSTGYKAGGSLWSSGSHTGVDFHAASGTPVHAVGSGTVVTAGWGGAYGNQIVLRMHDGTYTMYGHLSSIGVSVGQTVTPGGQLGLSGATGNTTGPHLHFEARTTPEYGSDIDPVAYLRSHGVNV; encoded by the coding sequence ATGGCGTTCACCTGTGGCCCCGGGAAACACCGTCGTCCGAGCCGCGTGAAGCGCACCACCTCGAACGCCGTCGGCGTCGCGGCGCTCACCACCACCGGTGTCATCGGAACCCTGGCCGCCCCGGCCTTCGCCGCGGACAGCTCCGTCGAGCAGACCGGGCTGACCCAGGCCGTCACCATCGGCGACACGGTCGCCGCCCAGATCGACGCGCAGGCCGCCGCGCAGCAGCGTGCGGCCGACGAGGCCGCCGCCCGCCGGAAGGCCGAACAGGCCGCGCGCAAGCGGGCCGTCGAGGAGGCCAAGAAGGAGCGCGAGGCCAAGGAGCGCGCCGCCCGCGCCGCCGAGCGCAAGCGTCTCAACACCTTCGTCCTGCCGATCCCCGGCTCGTACGTCTCCACGGGCTACAAGGCCGGCGGCAGTCTCTGGTCCTCCGGCAGCCACACGGGCGTCGACTTCCACGCCGCGTCCGGCACCCCGGTCCACGCGGTCGGCTCGGGCACGGTCGTCACGGCCGGCTGGGGCGGTGCCTACGGCAACCAGATCGTCCTGCGGATGCACGACGGCACGTACACGATGTACGGCCACCTGTCGTCCATCGGTGTCTCCGTGGGCCAGACCGTCACGCCCGGCGGTCAGCTGGGCCTCTCCGGGGCCACCGGAAACACCACCGGACCCCACCTCCACTTCGAGGCCCGCACCACGCCGGAGTACGGCTCCGACATCGACCCGGTGGCCTACCTCCGCTCGCACGGCGTGAACGTCTGA